From Triticum urartu cultivar G1812 chromosome 2, Tu2.1, whole genome shotgun sequence, a single genomic window includes:
- the LOC125536753 gene encoding BTB/POZ domain-containing protein At3g22104 isoform X2, with amino-acid sequence MEMGDAPAATAPSLAKVADKALEDMPHWPWQCVVDAVKQCQSLFPLAESTGVFDKVVGALLAQMAIPAPGDATPTSSSPESSAFRFSCDTKCSSLSLRRTWWFEDLVVLSPGMVERVAKALLARGADHGIVARFLFYYLKCRIAGASAEDKKAMLEAAITVIADLDRSSVSCKGLFGILRIASPVKLVAGCQEMLVAMIGRKLDHATLDNLLVQAPSGTGSLYDVSLVLRFLEAFLRHGDEPGRLKKVGELMDLYLAEVAPDPSLRPARFVELATALPAAARDCHDALYRAIDVYFQVHGRLTDDEKMKICKGINYEKLSPECCKHLATNSGFPTRAAVQALASQHTVLKGIIRHSGPLKPASPPPPPAAHRESYDDADGDNNGQVVLYASRLELTLENQNLKSLLDSMHWRVMELEKVCSRMKTQMTKMKASRRGGGAAAARSLPRMCS; translated from the exons ATGGAGATGGGGGACGCGCCCGCGGCCACCGCCCCGAGTTTGGCGAAGGTGGCCGATAAGGCGCTGGAGGATATGCCGCACTGGCCGTGGCAGTGCGTGGTGGACGCCGTGAAGCAGTGCCAGAGCCTCTTCCCGCTGGCCGAGTCCACCGGGGTGTTCGACAAGGTCGTCGGCGCGCTGCTGGCCCAGATGGCCATCCCTGCCCCTGGCGACGCCACCCCGACGAGCTCCTCGCCGGAGAGCTCGGCGTTCCGCTTCTCCTGCGATACCAAGTGCAGCAGCCTCAGCCTGCGCCGCACCTGGTGGTTCGAGGACCTCGTCGTCCTCAGCCCCGGCATGGTGGAGCGCGTGGCCAAGGCGCTCCTGGCCAGGGGCGCCGACCACGGCATCGTCGCCCGGTTCCTCTTCTACTACCTCAAGTGCCGCATCGCCGGCGCCAGCGCCGAGGACAAGAAGGCGATGCTGGAGGCGGCGATCACCGTCATTGCCGACCTCGACCGGAGTTCGGTTTCCTGCAAGGGCCTGTTCGGCATCCTGAGGATCGCCTCCCCTGTCAAGCTGGTCGCCGGTTGCCAGGAAATGCTCGTGGCCATGATAGGCCGCAAGCTCGACCACGCGACGCTCGACAACCTGCTCGTCCAGGCGCCGTCCGGGACGGGCAGCTTGTACGACGTGAGCCTGGTGCTCAGGTTCCTGGAGGCGTTCCTGCGCCACGGCGACGAGCCGGGGAGGCTGAAGAAGGTGGGTGAGCTCATGGACCTGTACCTGGCCGAGGTCGCGCCGGACCCGTCGCTGCGGCCGGCCAGGTTCGTCGAGCTGGCCACCGCGCTGCCCGCCGCCGCGAGGGACTGCCACGACGCGCTGTACCGCGCCATCGACGTCTACTTCCAG GTCCACGGCCGACTGACGGACGACGAGAAGATGAAGATCTGCAAGGGCATCAACTACGAGAAGCTGTCGCCGGAGTGCTGCAAGCACCTGGCGACCAACTCCGGCTTCCCAACGAGGGCGGCGGTGCAGGCGCTGGCGTCCCAGCACACGGTGCTCAAGGGCATCATCCGCCACTCTGGCCCCTTGAAGCCGGCGTCGCCCCCGCCACCTCCGGCCGCCCATCGCGAGAGCTACGACGACGCCGACGGCGACAACAACGGGCAGGTGGTCCTGTACGCGAGCAGGCTGGAGCTGACGCTGGAGAACCAGAACCTCAAGTCGCTCCTGGACAGCATGCACTGGCGGGTGATGGAGCTGGAGAAGGTGTGCAGCCGGATGAAGACGCAGATGACGAAGATGAAGGCCTCCCGGCGCGGAGGAGGCGCCGCCGCCGCGAGATCACTCCCCAGGATGTGTTCTTGA
- the LOC125536753 gene encoding BTB/POZ domain-containing protein At3g22104 isoform X1, with translation MGSVLEVDVDGEAVFFLDKDALAPFSRRIKNLSGEELVGAAASPRRRLVLHGFPGGAEAFELVARFCYGGGGGVTVTAANACAVRCAAQYMEMGDAPAATAPSLAKVADKALEDMPHWPWQCVVDAVKQCQSLFPLAESTGVFDKVVGALLAQMAIPAPGDATPTSSSPESSAFRFSCDTKCSSLSLRRTWWFEDLVVLSPGMVERVAKALLARGADHGIVARFLFYYLKCRIAGASAEDKKAMLEAAITVIADLDRSSVSCKGLFGILRIASPVKLVAGCQEMLVAMIGRKLDHATLDNLLVQAPSGTGSLYDVSLVLRFLEAFLRHGDEPGRLKKVGELMDLYLAEVAPDPSLRPARFVELATALPAAARDCHDALYRAIDVYFQVHGRLTDDEKMKICKGINYEKLSPECCKHLATNSGFPTRAAVQALASQHTVLKGIIRHSGPLKPASPPPPPAAHRESYDDADGDNNGQVVLYASRLELTLENQNLKSLLDSMHWRVMELEKVCSRMKTQMTKMKASRRGGGAAAARSLPRMCS, from the exons ATGGGCTCTGTCCTTGAGGTGGATGTCGATGGTGAAGCCGTCTTCTTCCTTGATAAG GACGCTCTTGCACCGTTCAGCCGCAGGATCAagaatctgtccggggaggagcTGGTCGGAGCTGCGGCGTCGCCTCGTCGCAGACTAGTGTTGCACGGCTTCCCCGGCGGCGCCGAGGCGTTCGAGCTCGTCGCGAGGTTCtgctacggcggcggcggcggagtgacgGTCACCGCGGCCAACGCCTGCGCGGTGCGGTGCGCGGCACAGTACATGGAGATGGGGGACGCGCCCGCGGCCACCGCCCCGAGTTTGGCGAAGGTGGCCGATAAGGCGCTGGAGGATATGCCGCACTGGCCGTGGCAGTGCGTGGTGGACGCCGTGAAGCAGTGCCAGAGCCTCTTCCCGCTGGCCGAGTCCACCGGGGTGTTCGACAAGGTCGTCGGCGCGCTGCTGGCCCAGATGGCCATCCCTGCCCCTGGCGACGCCACCCCGACGAGCTCCTCGCCGGAGAGCTCGGCGTTCCGCTTCTCCTGCGATACCAAGTGCAGCAGCCTCAGCCTGCGCCGCACCTGGTGGTTCGAGGACCTCGTCGTCCTCAGCCCCGGCATGGTGGAGCGCGTGGCCAAGGCGCTCCTGGCCAGGGGCGCCGACCACGGCATCGTCGCCCGGTTCCTCTTCTACTACCTCAAGTGCCGCATCGCCGGCGCCAGCGCCGAGGACAAGAAGGCGATGCTGGAGGCGGCGATCACCGTCATTGCCGACCTCGACCGGAGTTCGGTTTCCTGCAAGGGCCTGTTCGGCATCCTGAGGATCGCCTCCCCTGTCAAGCTGGTCGCCGGTTGCCAGGAAATGCTCGTGGCCATGATAGGCCGCAAGCTCGACCACGCGACGCTCGACAACCTGCTCGTCCAGGCGCCGTCCGGGACGGGCAGCTTGTACGACGTGAGCCTGGTGCTCAGGTTCCTGGAGGCGTTCCTGCGCCACGGCGACGAGCCGGGGAGGCTGAAGAAGGTGGGTGAGCTCATGGACCTGTACCTGGCCGAGGTCGCGCCGGACCCGTCGCTGCGGCCGGCCAGGTTCGTCGAGCTGGCCACCGCGCTGCCCGCCGCCGCGAGGGACTGCCACGACGCGCTGTACCGCGCCATCGACGTCTACTTCCAG GTCCACGGCCGACTGACGGACGACGAGAAGATGAAGATCTGCAAGGGCATCAACTACGAGAAGCTGTCGCCGGAGTGCTGCAAGCACCTGGCGACCAACTCCGGCTTCCCAACGAGGGCGGCGGTGCAGGCGCTGGCGTCCCAGCACACGGTGCTCAAGGGCATCATCCGCCACTCTGGCCCCTTGAAGCCGGCGTCGCCCCCGCCACCTCCGGCCGCCCATCGCGAGAGCTACGACGACGCCGACGGCGACAACAACGGGCAGGTGGTCCTGTACGCGAGCAGGCTGGAGCTGACGCTGGAGAACCAGAACCTCAAGTCGCTCCTGGACAGCATGCACTGGCGGGTGATGGAGCTGGAGAAGGTGTGCAGCCGGATGAAGACGCAGATGACGAAGATGAAGGCCTCCCGGCGCGGAGGAGGCGCCGCCGCCGCGAGATCACTCCCCAGGATGTGTTCTTGA